The Anabrus simplex isolate iqAnaSimp1 chromosome 6, ASM4041472v1, whole genome shotgun sequence genome includes the window ATCTAGGTAGGATTACACAACCTGGTGCACATCACTCACCTACACTGCTAAGCCATGTCAGGCCGCACTCACCAGAACAACACTTCCGGCAAACCTGGCCGGTCTGGGGTGGATCGAGTAGCCTCGGGCCGTCCTAGTTATGTCGGAAATCCACCAACACCAGGCTCACACCTAGCCCGTAAACTCGAGGTACGCAATCAGTACTACAATCAGCCTCCGAGGGACCCCAGATTGAAATCTGCCCTGCCGACAGTAGATGAAGCACTAGGCTCGCATATCAACCAGATAGCCGAGTCATTGAGACCATACTTCGAAATGGCGCCGCCACACCCCAGGCTAAAACCTGCAACGCTGACCACGGACTCCCCCCAGTATGAAGACGAGGACGACTACGAGTCTGTAGACGAAGGATGCGAGGTTTATCTAGGGGATGAACCCTCGCACAACCTAGTCAACCTCAttcacgagaagaagaagaagaagaagaaaacaagtacACCAGCACCTACGGCCGAAAGACAACAGCAGACCCCGGTATCAGAAGAGGTACCGAAGCTGAGAACAGAGACACAAGGCCCCAACACCTCGACCCAGGGTGAAGCAGGAACGCCCTCTACCATGAAGAAAAGGACCTTGGCCGACACGTCACCAGTCATCACCGAGGAATCTGCACTTCAAACCAAAAGAGTACATACCACTACGGACGCTGATGGATTCATAACACCACCGAACAGAAAAACTGCCCAGCCGAAGGAAAAAACTGCTCCAAAACCAGTACCCGTAAATAACAGGTACGAACAGCTAGAGAAAATACCTGAAGAAATAAACATGGACACAACCAGTAGAACAGCAAGGCGAAAACCTCCTCCCATCATCATCAAAGAGGACGCCATGCCTTACTCAGGCCGAAGAGACTTCATCAAATCGTGTATTAACGGACAATTCACTGCGCGGGTAGTCCGAAATAACGTAGTCAAATACCTTCTGACTACTATGGAAGACTACCACGCGTTAGTGAAGGCACTAAAGGACCAAGGGGTGGCATTCTACACCCACCCAACCGAACCGAGCGGCAAAATTCAGGCAATCATCAGAAACTTGCCACTTGACACGAAACCGGAAGACATAACTAGCGAGCTGACAGAAAAAGGATACCCAGTCTGTCAGACAGTACAGCTGAGCAAAACCTATAATATAAGAAGACGTACAGAGAACGGCACAGAGGAAGAGGTAACTAGAGAGAGAAAGCCCATCCCACTGTTCGCCGTAACACTCCAATACTCCGAAAAATCCAGACAGATATTCAACGAGTATACACTGATGGATTTGATTATAAAAGTCGAAAGACCGAAAAAACCCGCAGGACCGCCACAGTGCAAACGCTGCCAGCGCACAGGGCACACGCACAAAAGCTGTAACCTTTTGCCGCGTTGTGTCAAGTGCCCGGGGGCACATAGCACTGCAGAATGTACCCTCACTGACAGTAAACAGTTTACCTGTGTCAACTGTAAGGGCAACCACACTGCTAACTACGGTGGCTGTCCCGTAATAATCCGAGCCAAGGAAGGGCAGACCctcaggaagaagaaggagaaagaggCACCCGGCACATCCACCGCACAGACGTTCCAGCTGAGACCGACAGAGTTCCCCCCACTACCTCAACCAGAAGAGGAGGAAAAGTCTCAGCCGGAGAAGCAAATGCAAAGAAAGAAGAAGCAGGCAGACTACGCCTACCAGACACGAACAATGCCCCCAACCCGAGAGGAGGCGCTAGAAATGCTATCACAAGTACCGCCGGAGGAAAGGCACACAATACTAATGAACCACATCCACTCCAGCGGTATTGCAGACAGAATATCGAACATGTTACTAGACATAATATACCCGCCCAAAGGAATGACCCTGGAGGCAGTCGTCTATCGCCATATGTTTGCTCGTCAGTAAACTACGGCGATCGAATCTGAAAAGGGCCGAATACGAACCACTTCAAGGAACATACATGTATATAGATACCATGTCACATATACACACTGACAATTAATGTTAATTATTAGGCTAAATTTAATTCGTAGGCTTAGATTAATGTTAGGTTAGACACTGTAAATATACCATAGAACACTCCTGAACTCCAGGAAAGAATTACTGTagcaatttaatttaatataaattaTCCTAATACCAAACACTACCATGAGTTGCACGCTCTACGAGCCTCATATTAAAATGGAATATAAGGACCCAATCGGTCGGGAATTCCAATAGAACCACAGCTGCCGCTCTTCAAGCGGCAGCAGTCGCAATGCGAGGCTCAGGCTCAGGGCCTGGCACATTCGAGCTCTGAACTCGCTGTTGTACTGATctaccatgaccggacgaggcaagggaggaaagggactcggcaaaggaggcgccaagcgtcacaggaaggtgctccgagacaacatccagggcatcaccaagcctgccatcagacgtctcgcccgcagaggtggggtcaagcgtatctcgggcctaatctacgaggagactcgtggcgtgctcaaggttttcctggagaacgtcatccgggatgccgtaacatacaccgagcacgccaagaggaagaccgtgaccgccatggacgtagtgtacgccctcaagagacagggacgtaccctttacggtttcggcggttagatctcttccgagcgtgctcccggcagggggcatgcagtgtttaaaaaaaacggcccttttcagggccaccacttacctctcaaaagagcttagtgtcccgtgtccagtactcctctagcattgcttgtgcagcacttcttcctaggaggtactgtactgtacacttctgctcgagccctgcagagaagaaaatatgccctcaacgttagtaatgaagtctagtctgaagtttatttttaatggacactagatatctgtatctgatcctctctctctctctctctctctctctctctttctttctttctttctgtctttctttctttcatttggaAACTAATCACATGgcttctttctaaataaataaataaataaataaataattaaataattaaataaataatctgataacctactccagttttgaaggttataccgtaaactggtatgatattaaaagtacttcttatgaaaccttccttccttccttccttccttccttccttccttccttccttccttccttccttccttccttccttccttccttcaataaataaactgtgtaatatatctttaagttggctaggctattttctgtcctaaacactaaattccagcatctgttgctactgaagggacactaaacacagttcttctctttgttgttgttgttgttgttgttcttcttcttcttcttcttggtttcactattattattattattattattattattattattattattattattagagacttaTATGTACTGTACTGCTCTTTCTCTTTTGATACGTCTTTTACTACTGAGCAATAAAGCCTGACaagcaactctttccttaaccagctggtggccctgaaaagggccgttttttaaatttttgcctgggaaaccaaggctaaggcaattaagccttcttctcggtcttcttgggcaggagcactgcctgaatattgggcagcacacctccctgggcaatggtcacaccagacaggagtttgtttaactcctcatcgttacgtatggccaactgcaagtgacgggggatgatcctcgtcttcttgttgtcacgggctgcattgcctgccaactcaagaacttcagcagccaggtactccatgaccgcagccaggtacacgggggcaccagcacccactcgctctgcatagtttcccttgcggaggagacggtggatacgcccgacaggaaactgcaggcctgcacggctggaacggcttttggacttgcccttaacttttcctcccttgcctcgtcctgacatgatgctctgctagtCTGCTTCGCACCAAATGGTATTTTTCCGACTAGTGACcaccagttttgtactctggcaggttacgcgagccagcgagccagccaatgaggctgcagctagttcgcccccattggctagtacgacacaggcgttttctttcaaatacacgctgaaaccgggtgcccccagccattcgtttggattctcagtagctacacgagacaaccatgcctcctaagactagcggaaaggccgccaagaaagccggcaaggcccagaagaacatctccaagggagataagaagaagaagcgcaagaggaaggagagctacgccatctacatctacaaagtacttaaacaggtacaccctgatactggcatctccagcaaggcgatgagcatcatgaacagcttcgtcaacgacatcttcgaacgTATCGCCGCTgaagcttcccgtctggcccactacaacaagcgctccaccatcactagtcgggagatccagactgccgtccgtctcttgctgcccggagagctggccaagcacgccgtcagcgagggcaccaaagcagtcaccaaatacaccagctccaagtaaggagctacagggaataaccacccttcttaagaaacggcccttttcagggccaccacacctttaaaaaaaagagcagttgtgttagcctcttacccttaagcaaaccaaaggcaagtgaaaagggggacatcacatcaaagtggttagcattgttactttaaggtcaaaagaaattagaaaacctcataataataataataataataataataataataataataataataataataattataataattataataataataatcgtcgtcgttaacaccatcatagccggacggattattcagtccttttgccgcttgaaacgacaatcgcaccgccgtcaagaacaacaacaacaacaacaacaactactactactactactaccacggggccctgggtctttctttctttctttctttctttctttctttctttctttctttctttcttttctttcttgaggagattggttgggattgaatgtaggccctgggtcgagttggggttaggttacgacgaagtgaggttaaaactactcgggttaggttccgccgcgcgcgcgcgcgctcagtaccgccctcgtacgctcctccgtcgcgatctccgagcaaagtctcgtctcgacaacgcgcccgcccacctccaaagaataaataaccgttgccttctgtacacatgcatctatgaagacttcctttctcgccaacggccataccatgttgaatacaccggttctcgtccgatcaccgcagttaagcaacattgggcgtggtcagtacttggatgggtgaccgcttgggaacaccacgtgccgttggctcaattccctttttacctactattctgatctctaaataaccctttatcatcaactttagccttacggctgcacaaatgtcgaaattgatcgatttttgttacatgtgaaactaaccagatgttcttaactttccaacatgattcaagtttattgtagatacttaacttcctccgaggtgcccgcctaacctgacctgacctgatgatgatgatgatgatgatgatgatgatgatgatgatgatgatggttgttattattattattattattattattattattattattattgttattatgcgagagagagagagagagagagagagagagagagagagtgtgtgtgtgtgtgtgtgtgtgtgtgtgtgtgtgtgtgtgtgtgtgtgtgtgtgtgtgctgttatttttcttttaggttagtgcagcTTAGTGCGCCCTGTCTGTAGGAGGCCCCTCATGGATActtaactcttcattctactacgtcctatttcgcgtaagattacaggtaagaagggtaatcagtgccagggcggaacgtgggttcgaatctccctgcccgccaagaaaatcgcgaggaagatggtttccaaacaacgtcatcgacactgtcgtgataacaatgaaagccgtgtcctagcaaccgcacgccgcatgtagcagcccttcaaagaggcgaaaaatgatttcattttatgttctttcaggtaagataagatactatcgctgacccgttgatataacgacgacgttcggtaataagttgcaagtctgttgtgcgctattctctgcaggtaactgggcgtctctcataagcttgcttacgaacgatgatgtactagtgcaggagagtgacccttgtgcgcgtgttccgacaaatcgtagcattgactcccaggactttgcatttctacctaagatgagacggtttcctaataagactgagaaagtaacgttttcgacgacaagtgttagttgaaagtgtcgtgacgttttaggttaggtgacgtgaggaaagtgctcgatttcagtagcctgcacgtcggctgaccgacctttcggcaagtgatgaattccatagaactaacctcaactccccatatcattaccgttaccgtcctggatttaaataggccattctgagctcaacttggcgagttcgattccggttcactcccttggtatttgaatggccaaacacgtcggcctcatgcctgtagatttacgggcacgtaaaatagaagaactcctgcgggacaaaatttcgcctcagcggcgtctccggaaacggtaaatagtagttagtggggcgtaaagtaaataacatttttcactacctaccactactagttcctgttaggccggtagggatttttcgtacttcggcaataatacgtccatttgcccagcacctgaacactgcgtacctgtacgtcctactttttcctccttaccttagtactaccggttagaattcaaagaatagggaggttaggtatcctgcgtctaacacggtcgccctttcactgctacccgggtcctatatcctcttttctgctgaagacaaacacctcaacttctcttcttaatgttattaactacaatcatcatcttcattacctgattgctttcacgagttcgcaggaattgataggcctagaatggagaccctgttctaagacatgattgcagcgaaccgagaaaaggggcataaactgatcgtggatctgctaacttcaagctaaattacgcacacttttatcatcaccagtcttgaaaactgggaaggaggcctgcatcttctcattacagggtagatgctagatatttcgggtgcaagatactgcaggttaggcttggataacctaaactaattaagaaaaaataaaaatcttgaggtaccgtaccggtactggtctggtctagtcatacgaagagtaaccctagcgcagctggcctaaataccatcaggtccctttacgcatatcctcccatgaatgtaaatgactcggtacccctcattacggtacttcaattgatatttgagggaagaggactcCTAATCCTCCTGTTTTCTTCCCAGGGTATTCTTTTACAGCACaaacttgagtagtagtagtaggagtagtagtagtagtagtagtagtagtagtagtagtagtagaaggaaggaaggaaggaaggaaggttgtagtcaggaagggcatccagccgtataatcacaccgaatccacatggcgagagaagttgtgttaaccgtgcatctaccctgtgttagatccttccttcctgatttccatctgcaagtaagaattgaacgtccaacgtgttaacccaacacgtattcctgcaattcccggcgtcgttcggaccaggagaaagaaagaaagaaagaaagaaagaaagaaagaaagaaagaaagaaagaaaaagttccttacacgtcgaaagggacatagcattctcgcggtttcgcactttactgaccttattcttttttgaggttaggtatgccgctgtacttgtaagtcaaagaagtaattgcgtagcctttttgtaattacattcgacgtaacctcaaactttaatactattatttgaagtcagttcacgcgatcgtcttcgttctatgctgctaatagtgtgatcgattctcggcgcagccagtaggttattttaaggaggcatactctcacttaatggcagctttgagaccaaaggtcggttacgaaagttaggtaaaagtcgtcgtcgtcgacatagtagtagcggtagttgtttttttttaaatagccttagcctactgttgttgttgttgtttgagtcaccagtccgtagactggtttgatgcagccctccacgccaccctatcctgtgccaaccttttcgtttctatgtaactattgcatcctacatgtgcttgtcatgtccgtaccttggtctacccctacagttcttaccgcctacacatcgttctaaaaccaactgaataagtcctgggtgtcttaagatgggtcctatcattgtatctcttgttctcatccaattttttctgaagttgttctctgtaggcagctccctcggaagcttctgtctacctcaagctgtccaacttgagggaggacgcgatcggctgtaatattggaacaattagtaataccgcctggtgtagatatactatatatgggcttcttttcgattgtgaataggcctagagatattcggtCCTGGCTTTGTTGCCCGGGGTAGGCGGGACGTTTCTACCAGGCTGTGCTTCCCTCCTACAGGTCAGAGACAAAGTCTTTTGTGAGACTTAACCGGCTGTCTTCCGGTCTGGGCCTTTAGGTACGCCCTGAAATACACCTAGACGTTCTAGGATTCCTCTTTAACtaggcttctcttctcttcccttacaagggccttaaaacagcaggaagtgagagagggtacctgaccgtgaggcaagtgcctatggccctaaatactgcgactaaaatgaacttaaagagctagcaagagacctggaatctgacaagtcgtggaaactagtccctaatttatatgtttccttctttatgcccttttatgcaatgctattagaggcagattacggtgggtctccttgctactgcagaaatccacctgaaggccgaacgtcccttgctctcattcgaaagtggctagagtccacgaacagttctctgccttggcagctagaggaaggatgggacttccttcaggtaagcggtggtcgctcccgggggcgtcgcgacgacggcggctgcccctaaatgtcggcatggagagggagctgaggaaatgctgtccatggaacacacctgcgccaggacgccctgaacaaggcgggcagcacttctttcatttgaggagcagcattaatcctttggctatcccttcctaccttgaactaaaccttccgccgcccccacgggacgcagggtgcacgagaaaggagctaggaagcacgtccccaacttatcgccgcgcagcccacccgacagctagcctctgctgtttcctgcgcggtccgagtagcctgatacactccgccATTCGGGAAAATCATTATTCGCGATCATtgaacacacaacacacacacattcattcgCAGCTCAGCGCTCGTGCAGTGCAGTCCTGTAAGCACTCAGCTCCAGCTACCAAGAACCTAGCACCCAGAACGCTAGTCATCCAGTCACCAGCTGCGATACCTACGCTCCAGCCAAGTCACAGGAGCCCCTTCACCACAGGAATAGGCCACCTGCAATACTGCCTATTTCAAACCAACAATTGCCAACTGCCGCCAACAATAGGCAGAAACAGCAATCGCCTGCTCGCCAAGTTCACGGCAGGcccaagcaatttgtcagagccaagcaattgtcagagccctcagtgtggtcactggttcggaactcgtcccgttgcgacacggtaaaactacacttgttccgaccgtgcccactgagtgagcacctaaacagcgcgccggtcctcgaaagagtttgaccgtttccagtgcttcatAGCACCCCAGAACCCACCAAGCACATTCCCTAACCCTGAGTCGGGTCaattctggtggattgagtagccagaacCCCGGCCCCTCCCATCCAGCCATGTCCACAGACTCCAGCTTTGACTACAGCAACTGGTCCTGGAAATCTCCTAACAATCCAAAAACTGAAACTCCCATCACCGAAGAAGATTACGAAATTCCGTTCCATTACATACGTTTTGATTCTCCATTCCCTACCTCTGAAAAATGCGACGTCCTAATAATTCCACTCCAAACAGCCGGACCAGTACCACTTACCAGGAAAGCAGTTTTACAATCCATCAAACCCATCCTGGAAGACTACATAGCAGTGGCAGAAGAAACTCATAACAACCTTCTCCTGATCACTCCAATCAAAAATAAATTCACCTCCATTATCATGAAAACCATCCAGAACTCAGGACTCCCGCCACCCATCATGATCAACCCCATCCACTGTACATCAAACCCAAGTTACACCCCCGCACCCTATCCAGAAACACAAGACGTCAGTACCATAACCGACCCCGAACCACCCGTCCAAACCGTACCAGTtccatcaccgccaccaccaccgcctaCCCAATCCACAGAATCTCAAACAAACCCACCGCCACCACTCAAAGACACTCACACACAAACAAAAAACAGACACAGAAAACCACCTCACACAGCACCACCTCACCACCGAACCCAGGCACCTACACACTCAtccctcatcacacagtgctttaattgcctggaatTAAACCACGTAGCAAATTCCTGCGCTAAACCTACCagatgcaataggtgtggcggttcTCACCATCACACAGATTGCAAGGTACCACGTGagcaggcgaggtgtgccaactgccaaggcagtcatgccgcctcgtttcctggctgcccttacATCAAGCgcgcaattaaagcacactacagaCGCTCCAGACACTTGCATCCTACCACTCAACCACCCCCACCACTCATCCAACCGACCCCACCACCTAAGcaaccgaacccaggacccatgACTACCCACCCAGCACCGCCCACTCCAGACATAACCGCACTCTTACAGCTCTTCCTACTCAACCTCATTTCCACCCAGGCCGGATCACTACCCACGCCTACCCCGCAAAACCACACCACCCCCCAGTAAccgcccccccccgcccccaccaaGTCATTTTTCCCCACCAAGACAAGAGCAAGAACCATGAAATCTCTCACTTCCTAAAAAGCGACCTTCTAGCCTACCAAGCCCACCATACCATAATACAGCCAAAACACCCAatcaaaaccaccaccaccaccaaaaagtCAGACCACCACAACCAAAAAGCACTGGAAACAAAACCGACGCCGAGGCGGGACTTTAATTAAGCTGCCAACACATATGCTGTACTTCTAAATTAATAGTATTACAAACACCGAATACTCATGAATACAAACGTATTCTAGCAAaaaatccagcggcaaggcccgattaaccaagcaacatcgggcgtggctaacgtttggatgggtgaccacccaggcctAGCCCTTGCCGCTGGCACAAAAAGCAATTTAGAAATTTTTaataacatccagccatggcacgcatAGAATAAGGTTAAATTTTTCCATAATACCACTCAACAGCACCCACTTTACCGTAATATttccaccattttattattattattattattattattatcaaccaaatatattttattccttttatacttatttactacaacaggccaggtgaggagcgcggcatagcgcaccggtactggcaccgcaaccggcaccccctaaggggtgtccaaactgaacataTGGGAATCATTATTCGCCCAGCTCAGCGCTCGTGCAGTGCAGTCCTGTAAGCACTAAGCTCCGGCTACCAAGAACCCAGCACCCAGAACGCTAGTTACCCTGCCGCTAACTGCGATACCTACGCTCCAACCAAGATTTAGGGTTCTATCAGAGAGCCCCTTCACCACGGGAATAGGCCACCTGCAACACAGCCTATTTCAAATCAACAATCGCTAACTGCCACCAACAATAGGCAGAAACTGCAATCGCCTGCTAGCCAAGTTACGGCAGGcccaagcaatttgtcagagccctcagtgtggtcactggttcgaggcttgtcccgttgagatacgtcaaaactaaacctgcttcgaccgtgcccactgagtgagcacctaacagcgcgccggtcctcttattgagtttgaccgttccagtgttttatcataaacacccaagtctccccagcccataccagccgtcaggaccaccttggtggattgagtagccaagaCACTGACATTCCCATCTCAAACCATGTCCAGGAAACCCCCAACCACCCCCAATTTCGACCAACCTCTCCAAATTCGCACCAATAACCGTGACACCTGGTACGATCCTTTTATTTTTCCAATGCCTTACGACCAGTACCCATCCAGACACACCCGATTCCACCACCGCCAACGCACATACCTAGCCATCCAGCCAGTCATAAAGCACGTCCAGCTCTTAGAGGAGCTCTCTAATGGATGCATAACTGTTTTCCCTATGGATATTGAGGGCAGCTATAGCGCCATTCTTGAACACCTAAAAACTAGGGACATCCGTTACAGAGTATGCATTGGGTACGCGCCAGACGCCGAAGTAGCTACCCAAACTGAGCTGGACGCAACACACACACCACTAACATTCACAAAAACCACACAAACTCACTTAAACCAAGAGCACCAGACAGTACAAACAGACGACCCTCCAATCATCTTGGACTCACCCCTCTCCCCCCCGCCAGaatccgaacccgggactgagaccccattaatctcacaaccgggcacggaaaCACTCCCCCCCCCACCAGCATCCGAACCCGGGAATGaga containing:
- the LOC137501255 gene encoding histone H2B, producing MPPKTSGKAAKKAGKAQKNISKGDKKKKRKRKESYAIYIYKVLKQVHPDTGISSKAMSIMNSFVNDIFERIAAEASRLAHYNKRSTITSREIQTAVRLLLPGELAKHAVSEGTKAVTKYTSSK